Part of the Bradyrhizobium sp. AZCC 1721 genome, TGCTGGGCTTCATCTCCGGCGGACGCCGCGAACGGTGCTGATGCCGTCGTCACCATGGTCGCCGCCGACGACGCATCGCGTGCCGTCTGGCTCGGCCAGGATGGCGCTGCTGCAACGATGAAGGCGGGCAGCCTCGCGATCGAATGCTCGACAGTATCGCACCAGCATGCGCTCGACATGGCGCGCGAACTGCGCGGGCGCGGGCTCACCTATATCGATTGTCCCGTCACCGGCCTTCCGCAAGCGGCGGCGGCCGGCAAGCTGACCTTGCTGGTCGGCGCTGACGCGGCCGATCTCGATCGGGCAAAACCCTATCTCGCGCCGATCGGCGACGTGATCAGGCATTTCGGCGGTGTCGGCACCGGCACGGTCTACAAACTGATCAACAATCTGATGGGCGCGGTGCAGATCGCGAGCCTCGCCGAAGGAATCGCGATGGCCGAGCAGGCCGGACTCGACATGAACCTGGTGGCAGAAGCGATGGCGACCGGTGCGGTGGCGTCGCCGCAGGTGATCCGCCATTCAAAGCGCATGGTGGCGCGCGATTTCTCCGGCGCGTCGTTCACGTCGGCGCTCCGCTACAAGGATGCGATCTATGCGGTGAAGCTGGCCGAGAGCCTGCTCGCGGATGCACCGCTACTCGGGCGTGCCGCAGTCGATGCCTACGCCCGCGCAAAGGCCGAGATGCCTGACGACGACGAAGGCAAGATGATCGAGATCGTCTCGCGGCCGAAATAGCCGCCGCACGATCGTATTCGGAAATCGGGTGGCAAAATCCAGCGCGACTTAATAGACGCGGCTGTCCTCTCGATTTGAGCAGCCATGACCGCCAACGACAACCGGATCGACACCCGCGACTGGGCGTTGCTCGGCCTGCTCTCGATTCTGTGGGGCGGATCGTTCTTCTTCAATGGCGTGGTGCTGCGCGAGCTGCCGCCGTTTACGCTCGTGCTGTTGCGCGTGCTACTGGCCGCCATGATCCTGCTGCCGGCGCTGTGCGCGCAGCGACTGCCGTTTCCAAAGGGATCGATGGGCTGGCGGCCTTTCTTCCTCGTAGCCTTGTTCAACAATGTGCTGCCGTTCTCGCTGATCGTCACCGGACAGATGTACATCCCGAGCGGGTTGGCTTCGATCCTCAATGCCACCACGCCGCTGTTCACGGTGGCGGTGATGGCGGCGGCGGGCGAGGAGAAGCTCATCATCAGGCGCGTGGCAGGCGTGATCACAGGCCTTGTCGGCGTCGTGATCCTTCGCGGCGGTGGGCTGGGCTTTGCCAGCGGGCAGGGGCTCGGCATCCTGCTGTGTCTCGCGGCGGCGCTGAGCTACGGCATCTCCGCGCTGATAGCGCGGCGCGCGTTGTCAGACTCGCCGCCGCTTGCCAGCGCCACATTTCAATTGATGGCATCGAGCCTGATGATGATAGTCGTCGCCGGCATTTTCGAGCGGCCGTGGCAATTGCCGATGCCGGGCATCACGACATGGCTCGCCGTCGTCGGTCTTGCCGGCTTGTCGACGGCGCTGGCCTATATCGTTTTCTTCCAGGTGCTGCGGCGCTCCGGCGCCACCAACGTCATGCTGGTGACGTTGCTTGTGCCTGTTACAGCCATCCTGCTCGGCTCGCTCGTGCTCGGCGAGCAGATTTCGCCGCGTGAAATCGCGGGCGCACTGGTGATCGGCAGCGCGCTGCTGATGATCGACGGCCGCGGTCTGAAGTTTCTCGGGCGTTAATTCGCTCGCGCAGGCGGCGCGAGCCGGCTTGACATTTGCCTATATAGCAATACGATTTGCCTTATAAGCAAAACAGGAGAGCAGCGTGGTTTCGGCAGAAGCTGGCCGGCGCGCCCGCGAGGCGGCGCGCCTTGCCGCAATTGGAGCCGTCATTCGCAGGGCCCGTTCGGCGCGCAGTTTGACGCTCGATGAACTCGCCGGAATGGTCGGGCTATCAGTGACATTTCTCTCGCGGATCGAGCGCGGACTCATCGCGTGTTCGATCGGCAATCTCCTGGAAATTGCCGGCGTCCTTCAGTTGCCGCCGGCCGAGTTATTTGCCGACATCGAAGGAGAGGACCGGACGCGCGCGTATCGCGTGGTGCGGTCAATCGATGCCGTTCCATCGAAGGGCGCTGATGCAAACTATGCCTGGCGCAAACTCGCTTCGGGCGTGGGCGAGCAGCGGCTGGAAAGTTTCCTGCTCGAATTATCGGCAAAACCGCGCAAGCCGACGCTGGTCGCGCATCCCGGCGAAGAAATGTGCTTTGTCCTCGAAGGCAGCGTCGAATTTCAGGTGGGCGACGAAACTATCGCGCTGGAGCGCGGCGATTCGATTCATCTGCGCTCAGACGTGCCGCATATGGCGTGGGCGCGCGGGTCCGGCAGTGCGCGCCTCCTGATGGTGACATCAATCGAAAATCAGTCGGCCATCGCGGTCGAGTGGTGGAGCGATATTGCTGGCAGGAAAGGCGAACGAGAGAAAACTGCAAAAGGGAGAGCGAAATGAGCGTCAGGAGCAAGGAGATTCCCGATACCGCGGCCGCAAATGCGGGATTGACGACCGCGCGTGAAGCGTCGCGGAAGGACCACAAGCCTTACGAGGCGCGCCATTTCGACGAAGTCGAATGGGAGACGATCCGCTGGCCGGGCGAGACAGGCAAAATGCTTTTTCATCCGCGACCGGAACGCCCGACCGAACCGAATGCGGGAATTCTGCGCCTTGAACCCGGCGCTTATCATCCCGAGCACTATCATGGCTTCGCACAGGTCTGGCATATCCTGAAAGGCGAGTTTTCAATCGACGGAACGCTGCATGGTCCGGGAACGGTGCTGTTCCATCCCGACCCGCACTTTGAGGGTGAATTCCGCACCGAAACGGGCGGGGAGATATTCATCGTCCAATATCCTGGTCCGACGACCGGTGAGCGCCCAATCTATAGCGGCCGGTTCAACATGGCGGAACGCAAGGCGGTTGCGAGCGAACGCGTCGATCTCTGAGCCGGCGGATCACCCGATCTCAAGGAACAAGCGAATTATCGCGTAAGCTGACTGGAAGCTGATGTCTTCTTTCAGTCGGCAAGCCAGCTTTTGAACCTTCCGCTGTCGCGCTCGCCGCCGTGCCAGGCTGCGGTGACGGTGCCGTCGCCGGCCACCAGCACCACGACATCGAGCCCCTTGGAACGGCGCAGCGTATCGATCGCCTGCTGCGGGGTCTGCGCGATCGGTCCTGCGACATTGAAGGAGGTGTTGACGGACAGCTCGACGCCGATATGGCGGCCGAGCGCCTTTAAGTAGGCATAGGTGAGGGGATCGTCGCCGGCGCGCACGATCTGGATGCGGCCGGTGCCGTCGGCGTGGATGACCGCCGGAATTTTTTCGCGCGCATGCGGCTTCGAATGCGCTGTCAGCACCATGTAGTTATAGGCGTTGTAATCGGCATCCGCAGCGCCGGGCAGCAGTTCGAAGTATTCTTTCGCAGCTTCCAGTGTTGCCATCGGCGCCAGCGGCCGAATGGCCTCGCGGTATTTGACGCGCGCGTTGAGCAGCTCGCGCACCGCCGGATCGCAGGGATTGGCGAGGATTGAGCGATGGCCGAGCGCACGGGGACCGGTCTCGGCCGCGCCCTGATACAGCGCGATCACGCCGTTTTGGGCGACCATCAACGCCATCAGGTCGGCGATCGCTTCAAGGCCTTCAGGCGTCGAGATATCGCCGATCCTTTGCGAGGTGATGTCATCGGCCGCAACGGCGTGGACGATGTCGCCTTGCGAGGGCGGCGTGCCGCAATAGAAGGCGTGCGTCATCGGCGCGCCGCGCGGAGCGCCCGCCAGATGCGCGAACAGCCAGGCGGCACCGATGGTGACGCCGGGATCGCCGGGCACCGGCGGCACCCACAGATGCAGCCGCGCGTTGCGCTGCTGCGCGCCCGCGAACCACGCTTCATCGAAATGTTCGAGCAGCCGCATATTGCCGACCGCGTTCAGCGCGACGCCGCCGGTCAGCACCAGCCGGTTGGCGCCGGTCGTGCGCAACAAATGATCGACGACGTGGATCATGGCGTCCTCGAACACCAGTTGCGTCGCCGCCGCCTTGTCGAGACGGTCCTTGGTATCGGGACGGTGGTGGATGTCCTCGACACGCAGCACCGCATCCGGATTCCAGAGCTGGTCTCGCTTAAGCGGTTCGCCGAGAATTTTTGTGAGTGCTTCCTTGTAGGGATGGTCGAACGGGTCGCAGTACCAGTTGGCCAGCGCGCGATTGAGCCTGATATCGCCGTTCGCCCCGAAATGCAGAACGTCGCGCAGCCGCGTGTAATAGGGATTGCTGGCGCGGTCCATATCGCCCCAGGCGGCAGCGCCCATGTAGCGGCCCTCGCTGGACAGCCAGGTCCAGCCGCCTTGTGTTGACGAGATCACGCTGTAGAATGCACCGAGTGAATCGAACATGCTGTCGTTGCAGTAGAGCCGACGCATCGCGTCGTTCTCGACCACATAGAGCGAGATCGAGCCCTGATCGCCGGTGCCGTCGAGCACCGCAATCGCGGTCGGCGCGGTATCGTCGGCGAACGGCGAGGCGGCGTACGAAAACCATGCATGGTTGTCGTGATGCGGCAGGCAGATCAGCGGCACCCGCTCGGCAAGCCCAAGCTGGCGCGCGAGGATTTTTGGCGTCCGCGTCATCTGGTCGAGGCGGCGGCCGTCGAAGCCCGTGGCCTCGGTGGTGCGTACGAGTTTTAGGCTCTGCGGCAATTCCTCGAGCACCGAGCGCGCCAGCGTACCGGCGAGCGTCGGGTAATCCCAGCTCGTGAGCCAGGCATCGATGTCGCCGATGTCGCGGCCCATGCCGCGCAGCGTTCCGACCGCCGCGTCGATCGACAGCCTCGGATATTCGGTGGTGTGCTTGTTGCCGGAAAAGCGTTCTTCCTCGTTGTTGACGATCAGCCGTGGCCCATTTGCCTGCGTCACCTCGACGAGCGCCAGCCCTGAATTGTGCGTGCCGGGCGCGCCGAGGCCCGCGAGATAGACCGCCTCACCCCGCGCGAGTTTGTCGCGCACATGCGCGATCCGCGCATCGGCGAATTCAGAGCCAAGCTGATGAAATCCCGCAGCACGCATGGTCTTTGCAGCGAGCCAGCGCGCAAAGCGAAATCCACCCGCCGCGAGTTTTGGGTATCGCGGACCAATTCGTGTGTTCGGTTTCAAGCCTTAGTCCAACCTCTGGGCCTCGCCATCGCGCAAGGTCATGCCTGCAGCCCGCATCAATCACAATTGGCGCCGGGCAACAATGCCATTTCGGCATAAGGAATAGGTGTATCCTTGCAAGCGCTGAAGCGGCTTGCGAGACAACTGCGAGCTATGGGAAGTATTCGGCGACATCATGCCGGCGAGGTCGGGTACTGGAGGATGAGGCACCACCGCGTGGTGCCTCTCCTCGACCGTCACTATCCCGGAATATCCGGCTCCACGAGCAATGCGAGCTGGGCAAGCGATTGTTGCCAGCCGAGATAGCAGCCTTCGACCGGGATTACCGTCGGCAAGTTTGTCTGTTCGATGTTGATCTCGGTTCCGACCGAAACCGCTTTCAGGGTCACGGTAACCTCAATAACGCCAGGCAAATTGGGATCGTCGAAACGATCGGTGTAGCGGATCCGCTCGTTGGGCACGATCTCCAGATATTCTCCGCCGAACGAATGGCCGGCGTTCGTGGTGAAATTCGTGAACGACATCCTGAACGTGCCGCCAACCTTCGCGTCGAATTGGTGGACCTTGCATGTGAAGCCGTAGGGCGGCAGCCACTTGGCCATGGCATCCGCATCGAGGAAGGCGCGAAAAACCTTCTCCGGCTTGGTGGCGAGGACACGATGCAAACGAACGGTATTGCCTTGGGACATGACGTTATTTTCTCCTTTACTGAGCGGAGTATATCGCGGGATTTGATTGGGTTCGCTCAGTCTCTGCCACAAGGACGCCCGGCCTCCATGCGATCCGACACGGGGACCAAAAAAATTCACCGACGCGGGCGCGCGGTTCCGTTTTACGTGACGGTAGAATGGGCGGAGGGAGAATAAAAGGAAGTATTCCGCGCGCGATCAACAAGCGAGCACGCCAGTTCTGACGGCGCGATGTTAGCCCGAGCTGAGCCGCACGCCCGCGCGCAGGAATTTCTGCGGATCGACGGCGTCACCGTCGATCCGCGTTTCATAGTGCAGATGCGGACCGGTGGAGCGGCCGGTTGAGCCGACGGCGCCGATGACCTGGCCGATCTTGACGAAGTCGCCGACCCTGACGTGAATCTCCGACAGATGGCCGTAGCGGGTCGACAGGCCGTTGCCGTGATCGACCTCCACCATGCGACCGTAACCACCCATCCATCCCGACGATACGACCTTGCCGTTCGCGGTGACGCGCACCGGATCGCCGCTGGCGGCGCGGAAATCGAGGCCGGTATGCATCGCGGGCCGGCCGAGGAATGGATCGCTGCGAACGCCGAAGCCCGAGGTGAATTCGACCTCGCCGACGACGGGTTTGCGGTAGGGCACCAGCGCGAGCGTCGCGTTGAGGCGCTGCATCTGGGCACGGGTGAGGTTGATCCGGTTGAGCTGGCGTTCGAACGCACCGGCATCCGCCGGCAGCTTCAACGGC contains:
- a CDS encoding helix-turn-helix domain-containing protein; amino-acid sequence: MVSAEAGRRAREAARLAAIGAVIRRARSARSLTLDELAGMVGLSVTFLSRIERGLIACSIGNLLEIAGVLQLPPAELFADIEGEDRTRAYRVVRSIDAVPSKGADANYAWRKLASGVGEQRLESFLLELSAKPRKPTLVAHPGEEMCFVLEGSVEFQVGDETIALERGDSIHLRSDVPHMAWARGSGSARLLMVTSIENQSAIAVEWWSDIAGRKGEREKTAKGRAK
- a CDS encoding NAD(P)-dependent oxidoreductase, whose amino-acid sequence is MTNVGFIGLGRMGHGMAGRYLDAGFTVAVWNRSKAKAEDLIARGACWASSPADAANGADAVVTMVAADDASRAVWLGQDGAAATMKAGSLAIECSTVSHQHALDMARELRGRGLTYIDCPVTGLPQAAAAGKLTLLVGADAADLDRAKPYLAPIGDVIRHFGGVGTGTVYKLINNLMGAVQIASLAEGIAMAEQAGLDMNLVAEAMATGAVASPQVIRHSKRMVARDFSGASFTSALRYKDAIYAVKLAESLLADAPLLGRAAVDAYARAKAEMPDDDEGKMIEIVSRPK
- a CDS encoding DMT family transporter yields the protein MTANDNRIDTRDWALLGLLSILWGGSFFFNGVVLRELPPFTLVLLRVLLAAMILLPALCAQRLPFPKGSMGWRPFFLVALFNNVLPFSLIVTGQMYIPSGLASILNATTPLFTVAVMAAAGEEKLIIRRVAGVITGLVGVVILRGGGLGFASGQGLGILLCLAAALSYGISALIARRALSDSPPLASATFQLMASSLMMIVVAGIFERPWQLPMPGITTWLAVVGLAGLSTALAYIVFFQVLRRSGATNVMLVTLLVPVTAILLGSLVLGEQISPREIAGALVIGSALLMIDGRGLKFLGR
- a CDS encoding SRPBCC family protein, whose amino-acid sequence is MSQGNTVRLHRVLATKPEKVFRAFLDADAMAKWLPPYGFTCKVHQFDAKVGGTFRMSFTNFTTNAGHSFGGEYLEIVPNERIRYTDRFDDPNLPGVIEVTVTLKAVSVGTEINIEQTNLPTVIPVEGCYLGWQQSLAQLALLVEPDIPG
- a CDS encoding cupin domain-containing protein, with translation MSVRSKEIPDTAAANAGLTTAREASRKDHKPYEARHFDEVEWETIRWPGETGKMLFHPRPERPTEPNAGILRLEPGAYHPEHYHGFAQVWHILKGEFSIDGTLHGPGTVLFHPDPHFEGEFRTETGGEIFIVQYPGPTTGERPIYSGRFNMAERKAVASERVDL
- a CDS encoding carbamoyltransferase C-terminal domain-containing protein; amino-acid sequence: MKPNTRIGPRYPKLAAGGFRFARWLAAKTMRAAGFHQLGSEFADARIAHVRDKLARGEAVYLAGLGAPGTHNSGLALVEVTQANGPRLIVNNEEERFSGNKHTTEYPRLSIDAAVGTLRGMGRDIGDIDAWLTSWDYPTLAGTLARSVLEELPQSLKLVRTTEATGFDGRRLDQMTRTPKILARQLGLAERVPLICLPHHDNHAWFSYAASPFADDTAPTAIAVLDGTGDQGSISLYVVENDAMRRLYCNDSMFDSLGAFYSVISSTQGGWTWLSSEGRYMGAAAWGDMDRASNPYYTRLRDVLHFGANGDIRLNRALANWYCDPFDHPYKEALTKILGEPLKRDQLWNPDAVLRVEDIHHRPDTKDRLDKAAATQLVFEDAMIHVVDHLLRTTGANRLVLTGGVALNAVGNMRLLEHFDEAWFAGAQQRNARLHLWVPPVPGDPGVTIGAAWLFAHLAGAPRGAPMTHAFYCGTPPSQGDIVHAVAADDITSQRIGDISTPEGLEAIADLMALMVAQNGVIALYQGAAETGPRALGHRSILANPCDPAVRELLNARVKYREAIRPLAPMATLEAAKEYFELLPGAADADYNAYNYMVLTAHSKPHAREKIPAVIHADGTGRIQIVRAGDDPLTYAYLKALGRHIGVELSVNTSFNVAGPIAQTPQQAIDTLRRSKGLDVVVLVAGDGTVTAAWHGGERDSGRFKSWLAD